From Pseudorca crassidens isolate mPseCra1 chromosome 7, mPseCra1.hap1, whole genome shotgun sequence, a single genomic window includes:
- the NAIF1 gene encoding nuclear apoptosis-inducing factor 1, translating to MAVPAKKRKMNFSEREVEIIVEELELKKHLLVNHFNAGVPLAAKSAAWHGILRRVNAVATCRRELPEVKKKWSDLKTEVRRKVAQVRAAVEGGEAPGPTEEDGAGGPGTGGGSGAGGPAVAPVLLTPMQQRICNLLGEATIISLPSTTEIHPVALGPTATAAAATVTLTQIPAETAYHTLEEGVVEYCTAEAPPPLPTEAPVEMMAQHADTSVKPQALKSRIALNSAKLIQEQRVTNLHVKEIAQHLEQQNDLLQMIRRSQEVQACAQERQAQAMEGTQAALSVLIQVLRPMIKDFRRYLQSNMPNPTTASDPGQVAQNGQPDSIMQ from the exons ATGGCCGTCCcagccaagaaaaggaaaatgaacttTTCTGAGCGAGAGGTGGAGATCATCGTGGAGGAGTTGGAACTGAAGAAGCACCTGCTGGTGAACCACTTCAACGCTGGGGTCCCTCTGGCTGCCAAGAGCGCGGCATGGCATGGCATCCTGAGAAGGGTCAACGCCGTGGCCACCTGCCGCAGGGAGCTGCCTGAGGTCAAGAAGAAGTGGTCTGATCTCAAGACCGAGGTCCGTCGCAAGGTTGCCCAGGTCCGGGCGGCTGTGGAGGGTGGCGAGGCCCCAGGGCCCACTGAGGAAGACGGAGCTGGTGGGCCTGGGACAGGTGGTGGCAGTGGCGCTGGTGGCCCAGCTGTAGCCCCCGTACTGCTCACCCCTATGCAACAGCGCATCTGCAACCTGCTgggtgaggccaccatcatcagCCTGCCCAGTACCACAGAGATCCACCCCGTGGCCCTTGGACCCACGGCTACTGCAGCCGCAGCCACGGTCACCCTGACACAGA TCCCCGCAGAGACCGCCTATCACACGCTGGAGGAGGGAGTGGTAGAGTACTGCACGGCCGaggcccccccacccctgccaacgGAGGCCCCCGTGGAGATGATGGCCCAGCATGCCGACACCTCAGTCAAGCCACAGGCGCTCAAGAGCCGCATCGCCCTCAACTCAGCCAAGCTGATCCAGGAGCAGCGGGTCACCAACCTGCACGTGAAGGAGATTGCCCAGCACCTGGAGCAGCAGAATGACTTGCTACAGATGATCCGTCGCTCCCAGGAGGTGCAGGCCTGTGCCCAAGAGCGCCAGGCTCAGGCCATGGAGGGCACCCAGGCGGCCCTGAGCGTCCTCATCCAGGTCCTCCGGCCCATGATCAAAGATTTCCGCCGCTACCTGCAGAGCAACATGCCCAACCCCACCACTGCCTCTGACCCTGGACAGGTGGCCCAGAATGGGCAGCCGGACAGCATCATGCAGTGA